In one window of Cytophagaceae bacterium ABcell3 DNA:
- a CDS encoding AbrB/MazE/SpoVT family DNA-binding domain-containing protein has protein sequence MKTQIIKIGNSKGLRLSKAILDRYNIKDNVELILEENQIILRPIDEPRKGWRDAFKKMAERGEDKLIIDDVFDDENFDEWK, from the coding sequence ATGAAAACACAAATTATCAAAATTGGGAATTCAAAAGGACTTAGGCTCAGTAAGGCAATCCTCGATAGATATAACATCAAGGACAATGTTGAATTAATCCTTGAAGAAAATCAGATTATTTTAAGGCCTATCGATGAACCAAGAAAAGGATGGAGGGATGCCTTTAAAAAAATGGCCGAAAGGGGTGAGGACAAATTGATTATAGATGATGTATTTGATGATGAAAATTTTGATGAATGGAAATGA
- a CDS encoding transposase, which produces MPVPYFHVVFTLPDALNGLAMGKPKEVYDTLFEAAWETVATFASDPQHLGAKAGMVSILHTWGQTLSLHPHLHCIVPGGGLTKQGKWKAAKGKKKSGKRKAKYLFSGKGHEQGV; this is translated from the coding sequence TTGCCCGTACCATATTTCCATGTGGTGTTCACCTTGCCAGATGCACTGAACGGTTTGGCAATGGGCAAGCCCAAGGAAGTGTATGACACACTGTTTGAGGCCGCCTGGGAAACAGTGGCCACTTTTGCCTCAGACCCTCAACACCTGGGGGCAAAGGCAGGTATGGTTTCGATCCTCCATACATGGGGGCAGACCTTGTCCCTGCACCCCCACCTGCACTGTATCGTCCCGGGGGGCGGGCTTACAAAACAGGGAAAGTGGAAAGCGGCAAAAGGAAAAAAGAAGTCAGGAAAACGCAAGGCCAAATACCTTTTTTCCGGTAAAGGCCATGAGCAAGGTGTTTAG
- a CDS encoding GIY-YIG nuclease family protein — MKKFGKTIKIFLIDGEPNGRMTCELSNWTGKAFRIPRKKIKDSIDRPELEFTGIYILFGRSDKSENKDLAYIGEAECIYKRLIQHLSSKDFWNDAIVFVSKDENLNKAHIKYLESRLYEIALDVSRYDLDNTNVPTRPNISESDQAEMEEFIENIRLLVNTLGYKIFEEIRKVNQTIEEQKNNTFLIEAARGANAKGQRTNEGFVVLKDSEIANTITNSFPKNWGNLRESLINDGIIKENNGRLFFSKDYLFTSPSAAAAIVMGRSANGLTEWKLNDGRILKSVELENSNAV; from the coding sequence ATGAAAAAATTCGGTAAAACTATCAAAATATTCCTTATTGATGGAGAGCCCAATGGTAGAATGACATGTGAGTTGTCAAATTGGACTGGAAAGGCTTTTAGGATACCTCGAAAAAAAATCAAGGACTCAATTGATAGGCCAGAATTAGAGTTTACAGGAATATATATACTTTTTGGAAGGTCTGATAAATCTGAAAACAAAGATTTAGCATATATAGGGGAAGCTGAGTGTATTTACAAAAGACTAATTCAACATTTATCTTCAAAAGATTTCTGGAATGATGCAATTGTTTTTGTGAGTAAAGATGAGAATTTAAATAAAGCACATATAAAATATCTGGAAAGCAGATTGTATGAAATTGCATTGGATGTAAGCAGATATGATTTAGATAATACCAATGTTCCCACAAGACCTAATATTTCAGAGTCCGATCAAGCTGAAATGGAGGAGTTTATTGAAAATATTAGGTTGTTAGTTAATACTTTAGGGTATAAGATTTTTGAAGAAATCAGAAAAGTAAATCAAACAATTGAAGAACAAAAAAATAATACATTTTTGATTGAAGCAGCAAGAGGTGCAAATGCTAAAGGACAAAGAACTAATGAAGGATTTGTTGTTTTAAAAGATTCTGAAATTGCTAATACTATCACTAACTCTTTCCCTAAGAACTGGGGGAATTTAAGAGAGAGCTTAATCAATGATGGGATCATAAAAGAAAACAATGGAAGATTGTTTTTTAGTAAGGATTATTTATTTACTAGCCCGTCGGCAGCTGCAGCAATAGTAATGGGTAGAAGCGCAAATGGATTGACTGAATGGAAGCTTAATGACGGAAGAATTTTAAAATCAGTTGAATTAGAAAATAGTAACGCCGTATAA
- a CDS encoding ATP-binding protein — MRFQDEIHGNLLEQIEKKTELLFTKYIKALISYEGIHRLETFEYPKDAIREALLNAVAHKDYSGGTPIQISVYKDKIMIWNEGQLPENWTVETLLDKHSSKPFNPDIANALFRSGYIEPWGRGIAKMTEQCFKYGLPSPLFFFKSSGFWVEFRKDIYNEKHLQSLDLNERQVKAVLYTKEKGKITNSDYQALNEISRETATRDLKELIDKQLIKPSGQKGAGAFYTLN; from the coding sequence TTGAGGTTTCAAGATGAAATTCATGGAAATCTTTTAGAACAGATTGAGAAGAAAACTGAATTGCTTTTTACAAAATACATCAAAGCATTGATAAGCTATGAAGGTATTCACCGTTTGGAAACCTTTGAATACCCCAAAGATGCAATCAGAGAAGCATTACTCAATGCTGTTGCTCATAAGGACTATTCAGGCGGGACTCCTATTCAAATCAGTGTTTACAAAGATAAAATAATGATTTGGAATGAAGGACAACTTCCTGAAAATTGGACAGTTGAAACACTTTTGGACAAGCACTCTTCAAAGCCATTTAATCCTGACATTGCAAATGCACTTTTTCGAAGTGGATATATTGAACCCTGGGGACGTGGCATTGCTAAAATGACAGAACAGTGCTTTAAATATGGACTTCCTTCACCCTTATTCTTTTTCAAGAGTTCAGGTTTTTGGGTAGAGTTCAGAAAAGATATTTACAATGAAAAACACCTGCAATCGCTTGACCTAAACGAGCGACAAGTAAAAGCAGTGCTGTACACGAAAGAAAAAGGGAAAATCACCAACAGCGATTATCAGGCTTTGAATGAGATTTCAAGAGAAACGGCAACAAGAGACTTAAAAGAATTGATTGATAAACAGCTGATAAAACCAAGTGGGCAAAAGGGAGCAGGAGCATTTTACACGCTAAATTGA
- a CDS encoding type II toxin-antitoxin system PemK/MazF family toxin, with protein sequence MEMKQYSIVLVNLDPTIGSEIQKTRPCVIISPDELNDYLRTVVIAPMTTKSHSYPTRIKVNHNNQEGWVVIDQIRTIDKLRIIKNLGMLSTGEIAKCKKAISETFVE encoded by the coding sequence ATGGAAATGAAGCAATATTCAATTGTTCTGGTCAATCTTGACCCCACCATCGGCAGCGAAATTCAGAAAACCAGGCCTTGCGTAATAATTTCACCAGATGAATTAAATGATTATTTAAGAACAGTTGTTATAGCTCCTATGACTACTAAAAGCCATAGTTATCCTACCAGAATTAAAGTGAATCATAATAATCAGGAAGGATGGGTTGTAATTGACCAAATCAGGACAATTGACAAATTAAGAATTATAAAAAATTTAGGAATGCTTTCTACCGGAGAAATTGCAAAATGTAAAAAAGCTATAAGCGAAACATTTGTGGAGTAA
- a CDS encoding restriction endonuclease subunit S has product MDIAVVNPTRPRPKFDPDKLVPYVGLPQTDEHSHEIVEVVMRPYKEVAGRSVIYPNDILFARIEPSVFNKKYIEAKDLHGHSFAFTSTEFYVVETPSIDPQYLFFMFLTDYVYNQVKGKTTGSTGRRRLDPDVFAKLLIPVPSENIIYDVVNIINDARALKSKKLLEAKSLIDGIDKYLLKELGIVLPEKDVSIEARMFTTSFQKVSGKRFDPKLFDTHSQNLFKSIEKSKFPKSPLKQLLIQSIAGDWGLDENSTVKEDDYSKCLVIRATEFDNLYNLKLENDRVKFRLIKNDKLKKLDIQSNDLLIEKSGGSPDQPVGRIALLTEDICSNNTICFSNFIHKIRVDESKVSPEYLFCFLKTIHNIKITEIMQSQTNGIRNLIMGEYLGQSIVLPPIEKQIEIGLEANRRRYEAQRLAQEANAVLENVRLQVEEMILKP; this is encoded by the coding sequence TTGGATATTGCAGTAGTTAATCCAACAAGACCTAGACCAAAGTTTGATCCTGATAAGCTTGTGCCATATGTGGGTTTACCTCAAACTGATGAGCACTCACATGAAATTGTTGAAGTTGTAATGCGGCCATACAAAGAAGTCGCGGGAAGAAGTGTTATCTATCCTAATGATATTCTTTTTGCGAGAATTGAACCCAGCGTGTTCAATAAGAAATATATTGAAGCGAAAGACCTACATGGCCATTCATTTGCATTTACATCAACAGAGTTTTACGTTGTAGAAACCCCTTCTATTGATCCACAATACTTGTTCTTCATGTTTTTAACGGATTATGTTTATAATCAAGTCAAAGGCAAAACCACTGGATCAACAGGAAGAAGAAGGTTAGACCCCGATGTTTTTGCTAAACTTTTAATCCCTGTGCCATCTGAAAATATAATATATGATGTTGTAAATATTATTAATGATGCTCGAGCATTAAAATCAAAGAAGCTCTTAGAAGCTAAATCTTTGATTGATGGAATTGACAAATATCTCTTAAAAGAACTTGGAATTGTTTTACCTGAGAAGGATGTCAGCATTGAGGCCAGAATGTTTACTACTTCGTTTCAAAAAGTGTCAGGAAAACGCTTTGACCCAAAACTATTTGACACACATTCCCAAAATCTTTTCAAATCAATCGAAAAGTCAAAATTTCCAAAAAGCCCTTTAAAGCAATTACTTATTCAATCAATTGCTGGCGATTGGGGACTTGATGAAAATTCTACGGTAAAAGAAGATGATTATTCAAAATGCTTAGTTATCAGAGCAACTGAATTTGACAACCTCTATAACCTCAAACTAGAGAATGACAGAGTGAAATTCAGACTAATCAAAAATGACAAACTTAAGAAACTGGACATTCAGTCAAATGACCTACTCATAGAAAAATCAGGGGGTAGCCCTGATCAGCCTGTTGGTCGAATCGCATTATTAACTGAAGATATCTGTAGTAACAACACTATTTGTTTTAGCAATTTCATTCACAAAATCAGAGTAGATGAAAGCAAGGTTTCGCCTGAGTATTTATTCTGCTTTTTGAAAACCATACATAATATTAAGATTACAGAAATCATGCAGAGTCAAACTAATGGTATCCGTAACTTGATTATGGGAGAATATTTAGGTCAATCTATTGTCCTGCCGCCAATAGAAAAACAAATAGAAATTGGACTCGAAGCGAACCGCAGAAGGTATGAAGCACAACGTTTAGCACAGGAGGCGAATGCAGTTCTTGAAAATGTTAGACTTCAAGTTGAGGAAATGATATTAAAACCTTAG
- the istA gene encoding IS21 family transposase, whose amino-acid sequence MAGQRLDIMEILQIIQLKKKGMSNRQIASALGISRNTVNSYFKTFKEHQLSIEDLEGLTETDLADLFPKADYKDSTRYEQLIKCFPYFQKELNKPGCTLQVLWHEYLSKHADGYRYTQFVTYYNQWSNAKNGSGILIHKAAEKLYVDFAGKKLSYVDRSTGEVKGAEVFVAILPCSQYTYVQAVESQKREDFISCLNGCLQWLGGVPKAIVSDNLKAAVSKGHKYAPVINKTLKSLALHYKCVIDPTRPYHPQDKALVEGAVKLVYQRIYYPLSKHTFFSLKELNDAIAEQLISYNDKYCFQTSRVTRKQRFQEIEKEFLAPLPSSPYLIKNYKRAKVQKIGHVFLSEDRNYYSVPHRYIGQHVEVQYDACNVEVFFNKERVASHRRSYKAGGYSTVKEHLPSSHQAYNDWNPEYFIQKAEKVGRYTCDYITRLISQYNYPELAYKQAQGILSFLKAYSAERLESACKRALQYHKASYKTIDRILKNNLDQEANFTCNLQSNTPDHDNIRGASNYI is encoded by the coding sequence ATGGCAGGTCAACGATTGGACATTATGGAAATACTTCAAATAATTCAATTAAAGAAAAAAGGAATGAGCAATCGTCAGATTGCCTCTGCCCTTGGAATTAGCCGCAATACGGTCAATTCCTATTTTAAAACCTTCAAAGAGCACCAGCTCAGCATTGAAGACCTTGAAGGGCTTACTGAGACTGATTTGGCCGACCTCTTCCCTAAAGCGGACTATAAAGATAGCACTCGCTACGAGCAGCTAATTAAATGCTTTCCTTATTTCCAAAAAGAGCTTAATAAGCCCGGCTGTACCTTGCAGGTACTTTGGCATGAATATCTCAGTAAACATGCTGATGGTTACCGCTATACACAATTTGTCACTTATTACAACCAGTGGAGCAATGCAAAGAATGGTAGTGGAATATTAATACATAAGGCAGCAGAGAAGCTTTATGTGGATTTTGCAGGTAAAAAACTCAGCTATGTTGACCGAAGCACCGGTGAAGTAAAAGGAGCTGAAGTATTCGTAGCAATCCTTCCCTGCAGTCAATATACCTATGTTCAGGCGGTTGAAAGTCAAAAAAGGGAAGATTTCATCTCCTGTCTCAATGGATGCTTGCAATGGCTTGGAGGAGTACCTAAAGCTATTGTGTCAGACAACTTGAAAGCGGCAGTTAGCAAAGGGCATAAATATGCTCCGGTGATTAATAAAACACTCAAATCACTCGCCTTGCACTATAAATGCGTAATAGACCCCACAAGGCCATATCATCCACAAGATAAAGCCCTGGTAGAAGGAGCTGTAAAGCTCGTTTATCAAAGGATTTATTACCCTTTATCAAAACACACCTTTTTTAGCCTCAAAGAGCTCAATGATGCCATTGCTGAACAATTAATTAGCTACAATGACAAATACTGTTTTCAAACCAGTAGGGTGACCCGAAAGCAGCGTTTTCAGGAAATCGAAAAGGAGTTCTTGGCTCCTTTGCCTTCGTCCCCATACCTGATAAAAAACTATAAAAGAGCTAAGGTTCAGAAGATTGGCCATGTCTTTTTAAGTGAAGACAGAAACTATTACAGTGTTCCTCACCGGTATATAGGTCAACATGTCGAAGTTCAATATGACGCTTGTAATGTTGAGGTATTCTTCAATAAAGAACGCGTTGCCTCCCATAGAAGAAGTTATAAGGCAGGCGGGTATAGCACTGTAAAAGAGCATCTACCTTCTAGCCATCAGGCTTATAACGATTGGAATCCGGAGTACTTTATCCAAAAAGCTGAAAAAGTCGGCAGGTATACCTGTGATTATATTACCAGGTTAATCAGCCAATACAATTATCCTGAGCTAGCCTATAAACAAGCACAAGGCATTTTGTCATTCTTGAAGGCTTACTCTGCAGAAAGACTAGAAAGTGCTTGTAAACGAGCCTTGCAGTACCATAAGGCCAGCTACAAGACTATTGATCGAATACTGAAAAACAACTTGGACCAAGAGGCAAATTTTACCTGCAACCTCCAAAGTAACACGCCTGACCATGATAATATCAGGGGAGCTTCTAACTACATATAA
- the istB gene encoding IS21-like element helper ATPase IstB — MNQHNTVEKLRQMQLSSMATLYHQAITENLYKDMSTDEFMTLLVDNEWEERQRKKIARLIKLAGFRTDASANNIDYQSNRSLDKTFLQRLFTLNFIKNKENIIATGPTGVGKSYIAQAIGNHACQMLYKTRYYIAARFFDQAKLAKLNGTYIKLLNQLHKTPLLILDDFGLHAMDQFDRQILLDLIEERHQRASTIFCSQIPVSKWHELIGEGTIADAILDRVVYSSHRLDLQGESLRKKQNLN, encoded by the coding sequence ATGAACCAACACAACACAGTAGAAAAACTTCGGCAGATGCAACTTTCGTCTATGGCAACCCTATATCATCAAGCCATAACCGAGAACCTGTATAAAGACATGAGCACGGATGAATTCATGACCTTGCTTGTTGATAATGAATGGGAAGAACGCCAAAGAAAAAAGATCGCCAGGCTAATCAAACTGGCCGGTTTTAGAACGGATGCTTCTGCAAACAATATTGATTACCAAAGCAATAGAAGCCTTGATAAAACTTTTTTACAGCGGCTCTTTACCTTAAACTTTATAAAGAACAAAGAGAACATCATTGCTACAGGCCCTACAGGTGTAGGAAAGAGTTACATCGCCCAAGCTATTGGAAATCATGCTTGTCAAATGTTATATAAAACCCGCTATTATATAGCCGCAAGGTTCTTTGATCAAGCTAAACTAGCCAAATTAAACGGTACATACATTAAGCTTTTGAATCAGTTGCATAAAACGCCTCTTTTAATCCTTGATGACTTTGGGCTACATGCAATGGATCAGTTTGATAGACAAATACTTTTAGATCTTATAGAAGAAAGGCATCAGAGAGCTTCTACCATATTTTGTTCTCAAATACCAGTAAGTAAATGGCATGAACTAATAGGTGAAGGAACCATTGCTGATGCTATTTTAGACCGTGTTGTCTACTCCTCTCACAGGTTAGACTTGCAAGGTGAATCATTGCGTAAAAAACAAAACTTGAACTAG
- a CDS encoding transposase — protein sequence MSKVFRAKYVEKLKQKIPDLNKALTNSLFEKDWVIYAKRPFGHPKAVLEYLGRYTHKIAISNHRIREVGKDTVTFGYKDYRQGAKKLEMELDAMEFIRRFSMHVLPRGFMRIRHYGILSSSSKKTSIPEILGQLEKGITKAKEVRTLETYNPKVCPCCKEEALIPIGVINKRGPPVWKKSLDYITN from the coding sequence ATGAGCAAGGTGTTTAGGGCAAAATATGTCGAGAAGCTGAAACAAAAGATTCCGGACTTAAATAAAGCCCTAACAAACTCTCTTTTTGAAAAAGATTGGGTCATATATGCCAAACGTCCATTTGGGCATCCCAAAGCTGTCCTGGAATACCTCGGAAGGTACACCCACAAGATCGCCATAAGCAATCACCGCATCAGGGAAGTAGGAAAGGACACCGTCACGTTCGGGTATAAGGATTACCGGCAAGGCGCCAAAAAGCTTGAGATGGAACTTGATGCCATGGAGTTTATACGAAGGTTCTCTATGCATGTCCTGCCAAGAGGCTTTATGCGCATCAGGCATTATGGCATTTTGAGCAGCTCCTCCAAAAAGACAAGCATTCCGGAGATATTAGGACAACTGGAAAAAGGTATCACCAAAGCCAAGGAGGTACGAACCCTGGAAACCTACAACCCAAAAGTTTGCCCTTGTTGCAAAGAAGAAGCGTTGATCCCGATTGGTGTCATAAACAAAAGAGGCCCTCCTGTCTGGAAAAAGTCCCTGGACTATATAACCAATTAA
- a CDS encoding restriction endonuclease FokI C-terminal domain-containing protein, protein MARNGWHNDLRIIHKLSDYLIPKVSKLIELGNQTDKSASSKGSEYEKLVAEIFKQLDFEVEILGQGSGRNPDAILRLREENTAFIVDAKAYTNGYSLGVDDRAIKEYINHYCPKLQKEGYKKIGFIIVSNSFKSNFDSFINEITWNTDIKRFILLTSEALLYLLAYKTKDRLGLSTIIESIIGFGNPVEAQNIIQEFDDV, encoded by the coding sequence ATGGCCCGAAATGGGTGGCACAATGATCTCCGAATTATCCACAAGCTATCAGATTACTTAATACCCAAAGTATCTAAGTTAATTGAATTAGGAAATCAGACAGACAAGTCAGCCTCATCTAAAGGGAGTGAATATGAAAAACTTGTAGCCGAAATTTTTAAACAACTAGATTTTGAAGTTGAAATCTTAGGTCAAGGTAGTGGTAGAAATCCAGATGCAATTTTAAGATTAAGAGAAGAGAATACTGCATTTATTGTTGATGCCAAGGCCTATACAAACGGATATAGTTTAGGTGTTGATGACAGAGCAATAAAAGAATATATCAATCATTATTGCCCAAAGCTTCAAAAGGAAGGATATAAAAAAATTGGGTTCATTATCGTGAGCAATTCTTTCAAGTCCAACTTTGATAGCTTTATAAATGAAATTACATGGAACACTGACATTAAAAGATTTATTCTTTTGACATCTGAAGCATTGCTATATCTCTTGGCATATAAGACAAAAGACAGATTGGGTCTCTCAACAATTATTGAAAGCATAATAGGTTTTGGAAATCCCGTTGAAGCTCAAAACATAATTCAAGAATTTGATGATGTATAA